One Bradyrhizobium sp. CCGB12 genomic window carries:
- a CDS encoding SDR family NAD(P)-dependent oxidoreductase, whose translation MTLFDMKGKVAVITGSTRGIGLAIAERMAEHGAKVVISSRKADVCEQVAKGINDRFGKGTAVAIAANISSKENLQNLVDESNRAFGKIDVLVCNAASNPYYGPLAGISDDQFRKILDNNIVANNWLISMVVPQMIERKDGSVIIVSSIGGLKGSTILGAYAISKAADMQLARNLACEYGKHNIRVNCIAPGLIKTDFAKALWDNPENLKASTSRSPLLRIGIPDEIAGAAVFLGSKAGDFMTGQTLVIDGGATIS comes from the coding sequence ATGACCTTGTTCGACATGAAGGGAAAAGTCGCCGTCATCACCGGCTCGACGCGCGGCATCGGGCTTGCGATCGCCGAGCGCATGGCCGAGCACGGCGCGAAGGTCGTGATCTCCTCGCGCAAGGCCGACGTCTGCGAACAGGTGGCGAAGGGCATCAACGACAGATTCGGCAAGGGCACCGCGGTCGCGATCGCCGCCAATATCTCGTCGAAGGAGAATCTGCAAAATCTCGTCGACGAGAGCAACCGCGCCTTCGGTAAGATCGACGTGCTGGTCTGCAACGCCGCGTCGAACCCGTATTACGGTCCGCTCGCCGGCATCTCCGACGATCAGTTCAGGAAGATCCTCGACAACAACATCGTCGCCAACAACTGGCTGATCTCGATGGTGGTGCCGCAGATGATCGAGCGCAAGGACGGCTCGGTCATCATCGTCTCCTCGATCGGCGGATTGAAAGGCTCGACCATCCTCGGTGCCTACGCGATCTCCAAGGCCGCCGACATGCAGCTCGCGCGCAATCTCGCCTGCGAATACGGCAAGCACAATATCCGCGTGAACTGCATCGCGCCCGGCCTGATCAAGACCGATTTTGCGAAGGCGCTGTGGGACAACCCGGAGAACCTGAAGGCCTCGACCTCGCGCTCGCCGCTCTTGCGCATCGGCATCCCCGACGAGATCGCGGGCGCGGCCGTGTTCCTGGGATCGAAGGCCGGCGACTTCATGACCGGCCAGACCTTGGTGATCGACGGCGGCGCGACGATTAGTTGA
- a CDS encoding site-specific integrase: MKGHVRERGAGHWYAVIDNRDPKSGARKRKWHSLPNCTGKRQAQVECARLVSELKGGTYLDPSKLTVGQWIDQWIEAGAPGRRQKKPSQRTLERYGQLLRTHIKPAVGSRLLQKLQASEIDKRYADMAEAKTISPRTQHHVHIVFGACLATAHRKGLLLVNPMTRVEQIPNPDGHVYETTEDGPDLDDDIGEGLTEAELRTLVAGFETTNQYSTVVLAAATGARRNELLALRWTDLDIQKKTLRIERALEQTKKFKIRIKPPKTKRGLRTIDLDDATIAVLLKQKDRLLRIMAGIPKGVADVDLSLVRLPGAALMFPALFGPGRSVSFTTPRDPRNFSREFADRVGELGFSKTRFHDLRGIHSTALLDAGIPVHTVAQRIGDDPATLLRSYTKRKRLKQADEKLSSTITQLAAGFLGAGTIR, from the coding sequence ATGAAAGGACACGTCAGAGAACGCGGTGCCGGTCACTGGTATGCCGTCATCGATAACCGCGATCCCAAATCGGGAGCACGCAAGCGGAAATGGCACTCCTTGCCCAACTGCACCGGCAAGCGCCAGGCCCAAGTCGAGTGCGCCAGGTTGGTCTCCGAGCTGAAGGGCGGGACTTATCTCGACCCTTCAAAGCTGACGGTCGGTCAATGGATCGACCAATGGATAGAAGCTGGAGCACCGGGCCGACGACAGAAGAAGCCCAGCCAGCGAACCTTGGAGCGATATGGGCAACTGCTGCGCACGCATATCAAGCCCGCGGTCGGTAGTCGGCTGCTGCAGAAACTGCAAGCAAGCGAGATTGACAAGCGATACGCCGATATGGCGGAAGCCAAGACGATTTCCCCGCGTACGCAGCATCACGTGCATATCGTCTTCGGTGCATGCCTAGCGACCGCTCACCGCAAAGGCCTCCTCCTCGTCAATCCAATGACGCGCGTCGAGCAAATCCCGAACCCGGACGGGCACGTCTATGAGACGACGGAGGACGGTCCCGATCTAGACGACGACATCGGCGAGGGCTTGACCGAGGCAGAGCTGCGGACGCTGGTGGCGGGCTTCGAAACCACCAATCAGTATTCGACCGTCGTGCTGGCGGCCGCCACGGGTGCCCGCAGAAACGAGTTATTGGCCCTGCGCTGGACCGACCTTGATATCCAGAAGAAGACCCTCCGCATCGAACGGGCCCTCGAGCAGACGAAAAAATTCAAGATCCGGATCAAGCCGCCGAAGACGAAACGGGGGTTGCGCACGATTGATCTGGACGACGCCACGATCGCCGTTCTCCTGAAACAGAAGGACCGCCTTCTGCGAATTATGGCGGGCATCCCGAAGGGAGTCGCCGACGTCGATCTATCGCTCGTGCGCCTGCCCGGGGCGGCCCTCATGTTTCCGGCCTTGTTCGGTCCCGGCCGGAGTGTGTCATTTACGACTCCGCGCGACCCGCGAAATTTTTCAAGAGAATTTGCGGATCGAGTCGGAGAGCTTGGTTTCAGCAAGACCCGTTTCCATGACCTGCGGGGCATCCACAGCACCGCTCTCCTCGATGCCGGCATCCCCGTGCACACGGTTGCCCAGCGGATCGGCGACGATCCTGCCACCCTGCTGCGGAGCTACACAAAACGAAAACGCCTGAAGCAGGCCGACGAAAAGCTCTCCAGCACCATCACCCAACTAGCGGCCGGATTTCTCGGTGCCGGAACGATTAGGTAG
- a CDS encoding serine hydrolase yields MTATATATAAAQATIAPQTPPLPEARPETLGLSRPRLQAMSDAFKREIDKGTVPGVTVLVARRGQIGWFEALGRQSPTAAAPMARDSIFRVFSMTKPIVSVGIMALVEDGHLLLGDAVAKFIPEFAEQKVGVVSGGKLDLVPPRRPMTVQDLLRHTSGLTYEHQGDGPVHKLYQESRVRSRKITNAEHAALVASFPLVCHPGDEFNYSRSTDILGRIIEVVSGKSLGTFLTGRILAPLQMAETGFATSGANSGRLAEPFGADPWTGDKVALFNMLEQPVMESGGGGLVSTTMDYARFCLMLRNGGTLDGSRIIGRKTLELMASDHLGPHVVTNGTLLSPGHGFGLGFAVRREAGIAPFPGSVGQYFWSGIAGTFFWIDPKEDLFAVFMSQGPGQRDYTRTLVRDLVYAAVD; encoded by the coding sequence ATGACCGCTACAGCGACCGCTACAGCCGCCGCGCAGGCCACGATCGCGCCGCAGACCCCGCCTTTACCGGAAGCCCGCCCCGAGACGCTCGGGCTGTCGCGGCCCCGCCTCCAGGCCATGTCGGACGCCTTCAAGCGCGAGATTGACAAGGGAACCGTTCCCGGCGTCACCGTGCTGGTGGCCCGCCGCGGTCAGATCGGCTGGTTCGAGGCGTTGGGACGGCAGAGCCCGACGGCCGCCGCGCCGATGGCACGCGATTCGATCTTCCGGGTCTTCTCGATGACCAAGCCGATCGTGTCGGTCGGCATCATGGCGCTGGTCGAGGACGGCCACCTGCTCCTCGGCGATGCGGTCGCCAAGTTCATTCCGGAATTCGCGGAACAGAAGGTCGGCGTGGTCAGCGGCGGCAAGCTGGACCTGGTTCCGCCCCGGCGGCCGATGACGGTGCAGGACCTGCTCCGCCACACCTCGGGCCTCACCTATGAGCACCAGGGCGATGGTCCCGTGCACAAGCTCTATCAGGAGTCTCGCGTCCGCAGCCGCAAGATTACCAATGCCGAGCACGCCGCGCTGGTGGCGAGCTTCCCGCTGGTCTGCCATCCCGGCGACGAGTTCAACTACAGCCGCTCCACCGACATCCTCGGCCGTATCATCGAGGTCGTCAGCGGCAAATCGCTCGGCACGTTTCTGACCGGGCGCATCCTTGCGCCGTTGCAGATGGCCGAGACCGGCTTTGCGACATCAGGGGCCAATTCCGGCCGCCTCGCCGAACCGTTCGGGGCCGATCCCTGGACCGGCGACAAGGTCGCGCTGTTCAACATGCTCGAGCAGCCGGTGATGGAGTCCGGCGGCGGCGGGCTGGTCTCGACCACGATGGACTATGCCCGCTTCTGCCTGATGCTGCGCAACGGCGGCACGCTTGATGGCAGCAGGATCATCGGCCGCAAGACGCTGGAGCTGATGGCCTCCGATCATCTCGGGCCGCACGTTGTGACCAACGGCACGCTGCTGTCGCCCGGTCACGGTTTTGGCCTCGGCTTTGCGGTCCGCCGCGAGGCCGGCATCGCGCCCTTCCCCGGCAGCGTCGGCCAGTATTTCTGGAGCGGCATTGCGGGCACGTTCTTCTGGATCGACCCGAAGGAGGACCTGTTCGCAGTGTTCATGAGCCAGGGTCCGGGCCAGCGCGACTATACGCGCACGCTGGTGCGGGACCTGGTCTACGCCGCTGTGGATTAG
- a CDS encoding TetR/AcrR family transcriptional regulator, whose amino-acid sequence MPERAGRTDKATQAAGRRSPLVPTQARSRERFEHILTAASEILTEKGSDAFRMSDIVARTGIAFGSLYQYFPDKSAVIGTLAERCNAIGRDCVQRDLAEMKKLSDLHTALCRITDGYYQMFREHPVMHHIWQATQADRTLQQIDDEDVAFLAGLLRDALQRVAPKAPAPALTAFARLAMIQVAAAVRHAIALPPAEARRMLDLFKRMLPKDLSALG is encoded by the coding sequence ATGCCGGAACGAGCAGGCAGGACGGACAAAGCGACGCAGGCGGCCGGACGGCGCTCACCGCTGGTGCCGACGCAGGCGCGCAGCCGGGAGCGCTTCGAGCACATCCTGACGGCTGCGAGCGAGATCTTGACGGAGAAGGGCAGCGACGCCTTCCGGATGAGCGACATCGTCGCGCGCACCGGCATCGCCTTCGGCTCGCTCTATCAATATTTTCCGGACAAGAGCGCCGTGATCGGAACACTCGCCGAGCGCTGCAACGCCATCGGCCGCGACTGCGTCCAGCGCGACCTCGCCGAGATGAAGAAGCTGTCGGATTTGCACACAGCGCTCTGCCGCATCACCGACGGTTATTACCAAATGTTCCGCGAGCATCCCGTGATGCATCACATTTGGCAGGCGACGCAGGCCGACCGGACCCTTCAACAGATCGACGACGAAGACGTCGCGTTTCTCGCCGGCCTCTTGCGCGATGCACTCCAGCGCGTCGCGCCGAAAGCCCCTGCCCCTGCGCTCACCGCTTTCGCACGGCTCGCGATGATCCAGGTCGCCGCCGCAGTTCGCCACGCCATCGCCTTGCCACCGGCCGAGGCACGGCGGATGCTTGACCTGTTCAAACGCATGCTGCCGAAAGATCTATCCGCGCTCGGCTGA
- a CDS encoding phage/plasmid primase, P4 family has translation MNVKPHLAHAVDTARPALNLDDVVAEVRELERVVTQDGIARVFARRFAGRLRYCHHTEGWYCWRETHWQRDETKAAFEFVRVLAREVSEKGEARDLKEIRKTAFASGVDRFSRSDPALAVTSERWDLNPFLLGTPKGTVDLRSGRLRPGEPDDGITKVTAIGPANTADCPQWRQFIYETTNGNDGLARFLQQWTGYCLTGDISEHALFFGHGDGGNGKGIFVNTVNGIMANYAAVAPPDTFTASQHDRHPAELAMLRGARLVTASETEKGRAWAENRIKQLTGGDPITARFMRGNFFTFQPTFKLTIIGNHQPTLENVDASTRRRFNIIPFEHKPQRPDPHLMDRLRSEWPAILRWMIDGCLDWQRSGLVRPGIVLEATAEYFEEQDLFGHWLAACCETVNPAAATSTSLLYDSWKSFAVKSGEKPGSHKAFGTAMEKRGFKRGRSGTSRFFRGVRLSLSDALVTHDAL, from the coding sequence ATGAATGTCAAACCGCACTTGGCTCATGCTGTCGATACTGCACGTCCTGCGTTGAATCTGGACGACGTTGTTGCTGAAGTACGGGAGCTTGAACGGGTCGTTACCCAGGATGGCATCGCCCGCGTTTTTGCACGCCGCTTTGCGGGCCGCCTTCGTTATTGTCACCACACCGAGGGCTGGTATTGCTGGCGCGAAACACATTGGCAGCGGGACGAAACCAAAGCCGCCTTCGAGTTCGTGAGAGTGCTGGCCCGCGAGGTCAGCGAAAAGGGCGAAGCCAGGGACCTCAAGGAAATCCGCAAGACGGCATTTGCGTCGGGGGTGGATCGATTTTCAAGGAGCGATCCAGCGCTCGCGGTAACCTCGGAGAGGTGGGACCTCAATCCGTTTCTCCTAGGTACTCCGAAAGGCACAGTCGATCTGAGGTCGGGGCGCCTTCGTCCCGGCGAACCAGACGATGGCATAACGAAAGTGACGGCAATTGGTCCGGCCAACACCGCCGACTGCCCGCAGTGGCGCCAGTTCATTTATGAAACAACGAATGGCAACGATGGCCTGGCCCGCTTCCTTCAGCAGTGGACCGGCTATTGTCTGACCGGGGACATTTCAGAGCACGCGCTATTCTTTGGTCACGGAGACGGCGGTAACGGCAAGGGCATTTTCGTAAACACCGTCAACGGCATAATGGCTAACTATGCGGCTGTCGCACCGCCGGACACCTTCACCGCGAGCCAGCACGATCGGCATCCGGCTGAACTCGCCATGCTGCGAGGAGCGCGCTTGGTAACGGCAAGCGAAACTGAGAAGGGGCGGGCCTGGGCCGAGAACAGGATCAAACAACTGACTGGTGGTGATCCCATTACCGCGCGCTTCATGCGCGGAAACTTCTTCACCTTCCAGCCAACCTTCAAACTGACGATCATCGGAAATCATCAACCCACCCTCGAGAATGTGGATGCGTCAACGAGGCGGCGATTCAACATCATTCCCTTCGAGCACAAGCCGCAGCGCCCCGATCCACATCTAATGGATAGGCTTCGATCTGAATGGCCAGCGATCCTTCGTTGGATGATCGACGGCTGCCTTGACTGGCAACGTAGCGGTTTGGTCCGACCGGGCATTGTTCTGGAAGCAACGGCCGAATATTTCGAAGAACAGGATCTATTCGGACATTGGCTAGCCGCCTGCTGCGAGACAGTCAATCCGGCCGCAGCGACAAGCACATCTCTCCTCTATGACTCGTGGAAGTCATTTGCCGTCAAGTCTGGCGAGAAGCCTGGTAGCCACAAGGCATTCGGTACGGCAATGGAGAAACGAGGATTCAAGCGCGGTCGCTCCGGAACCAGCCGGTTTTTTCGTGGCGTGCGGCTCAGCCTCAGTGACGCATTGGTGACGCATGACGCGTTGTGA
- a CDS encoding DUF1772 domain-containing protein: MRQFFTTGLLWFSALGCGLMAGIYLAFSTFIMTAFGRLDQAAGIAAMNAINVDIVRSLFMPLFLGTTVAGAALVMMGALRLGEPGAVSMIAGGGLYVIGMFVVTMVFNVPLNNALAAVQPSAPEAGAVWAAYLKDWVFWNHVRTVASVVASALCIVALAS; encoded by the coding sequence ATGCGGCAGTTTTTCACGACCGGACTGCTCTGGTTTTCGGCCCTGGGCTGCGGCCTGATGGCCGGAATTTATTTGGCCTTCTCGACCTTCATCATGACTGCGTTCGGCCGCCTTGATCAGGCCGCGGGCATCGCCGCGATGAACGCCATCAATGTCGACATCGTGCGCTCGCTGTTCATGCCGCTGTTCCTCGGCACGACGGTGGCGGGCGCGGCGCTGGTGATGATGGGCGCATTGCGGCTGGGCGAGCCGGGCGCGGTGAGCATGATCGCCGGCGGCGGCCTCTACGTCATCGGCATGTTCGTGGTGACGATGGTATTCAACGTGCCGCTCAACAACGCACTCGCCGCGGTGCAGCCGTCAGCGCCGGAGGCGGGCGCGGTGTGGGCGGCCTATCTGAAGGACTGGGTGTTTTGGAACCATGTGCGGACGGTGGCGTCGGTGGTGGCGAGCGCGTTGTGCATCGTGGCGCTCGCATCGTAG
- a CDS encoding histidine phosphatase family protein has protein sequence MATADKPKVVVTRWWWVRHAPVRNDGGNIYGQSDIACDTSDSYVFNAVAKVLPRKAVWYSSNLMRTHQTAAAIWAAGFPKPASMTWEADLAEQNLGRWQGMNRAEFIASRPVGTSWFADINEPAPGGESFMDLYNRTRRTIERINHEAAGQDVIAVAHGGTIKAAVGLALGDLPEQGLAFDIDNVSVTRLDHFASPERTVWRLPMVNQQPWIADAAHAAMHQPAGPEVKKLA, from the coding sequence ATGGCAACCGCAGACAAGCCAAAGGTGGTCGTCACACGGTGGTGGTGGGTCCGGCACGCGCCAGTGCGCAATGACGGCGGCAACATCTACGGACAGTCCGATATCGCCTGCGACACCAGCGATAGCTACGTGTTCAACGCTGTTGCCAAGGTGCTGCCACGCAAGGCGGTCTGGTATTCGAGCAACCTGATGCGCACGCATCAGACAGCCGCCGCGATCTGGGCGGCCGGCTTCCCAAAGCCTGCGTCGATGACATGGGAAGCGGATCTCGCCGAACAGAATCTCGGCCGTTGGCAAGGCATGAACCGCGCAGAGTTCATCGCGAGCCGTCCCGTCGGCACCAGCTGGTTCGCCGATATCAACGAGCCCGCGCCCGGCGGCGAAAGTTTCATGGATCTCTACAACCGCACGCGTCGCACCATCGAGCGGATCAACCATGAGGCGGCCGGGCAGGACGTCATTGCGGTCGCACATGGTGGCACCATCAAGGCGGCGGTGGGCCTCGCGCTCGGTGACCTGCCGGAGCAGGGGCTCGCATTCGATATCGACAACGTATCGGTGACGCGGCTCGATCATTTCGCAAGCCCCGAGCGTACGGTCTGGCGGTTGCCGATGGTGAACCAGCAGCCCTGGATCGCCGACGCTGCACACGCGGCGATGCACCAGCCGGCGGGACCGGAAGTCAAGAAGCTCGCCTGA
- a CDS encoding DNA methyltransferase, whose translation MIFCFFAEDTDIFSGKDLFTDTIARMSERDSSNTHEVIGELFRAMNTKREARASAGTPRWADAFPYVNGELFSGSVDTPRFSKIARSYLLHIGRLDWTKINPDIFGSMIQAVAEDEERGALGMHYTSVPNILKVLNPLFLDNLRARLEEAGDNPRKLLNLRNRLAKIRVFDPACGSGNFLVIAYKQMRAIEAEINKKRGQADRRTEIPLTNFRGIELRDFPAEVARLALIIAEFQCDVLYRGQKEALQDFLPLDAQNWITCGNALRLDWLSICPPTGTGVKHHADDLFEAPVNQAEIDFENQGGETYICGNPPYVWTNDQSTEQKNDLRSLFEEQTSSWKSLNYVTAWFLKAAAYSRHTPSESAFVAVNTICQGQGASILWPVIFSFEQEIKFAHTSFRWSNLARNNAGVTVVVVGLTRFPGKRTIYTVGADGSVEAREVDCISPYLTRGSRTIVEGRASPLGPHAKMVWGNKPSDGGHLLLAPDEKDALVAREPRAAVFVRQLLGSQEMLQGQVRYCIWVDDDAREKAIALPSILERIEKVAAFRSASTAAQTRSAATIAHRFRQIQDVAQKHSIIVPSVSSEGREGFPIGFSSECAIVSSRAFAIYDAPLYNFSLLSARLHLVWLDTVCGKLESRYSYSSTLGWHSFPVPPLTEKNKADLTRCAEDILLAREAHFPATIADLYDSEEMPQDLREAHERNDEVLERIYIGRRFRNDTERLEKLFELYTKMIALPGAATKKKRAGGSS comes from the coding sequence ATGATCTTCTGCTTCTTCGCCGAGGACACCGACATTTTCAGCGGCAAAGACCTGTTCACCGACACAATCGCGCGAATGAGTGAGCGGGATTCTTCGAACACCCATGAGGTGATCGGCGAATTGTTTCGCGCGATGAACACGAAGCGAGAGGCCCGAGCGAGCGCCGGGACCCCTCGATGGGCCGACGCATTTCCCTACGTGAACGGCGAACTGTTCTCTGGCAGCGTGGACACGCCGCGTTTCAGCAAGATCGCCCGTTCCTATCTCCTGCACATCGGCAGGCTCGACTGGACCAAAATCAACCCGGACATTTTCGGGTCGATGATCCAAGCCGTGGCGGAGGACGAGGAGCGCGGCGCGCTCGGCATGCACTACACGTCCGTGCCGAATATCCTAAAAGTCCTGAATCCGCTGTTCCTCGACAATCTCCGCGCGCGGCTTGAGGAGGCGGGTGACAATCCCCGCAAGCTTCTAAATCTGCGCAACCGCCTGGCTAAGATCAGGGTATTCGATCCAGCTTGCGGGTCCGGCAATTTCCTTGTCATTGCATACAAGCAAATGCGCGCTATTGAGGCCGAGATCAACAAGAAGCGCGGCCAGGCCGACCGACGCACGGAAATCCCCCTCACTAATTTTCGTGGCATCGAGCTGCGTGACTTTCCGGCCGAGGTTGCGCGCCTTGCGCTCATCATTGCTGAGTTTCAGTGTGACGTGCTGTATCGCGGCCAGAAGGAAGCCTTGCAGGACTTCCTTCCACTCGACGCGCAGAACTGGATCACTTGCGGAAACGCCCTGCGACTCGATTGGTTGAGCATCTGCCCTCCAACCGGAACAGGTGTGAAGCATCACGCGGACGACCTGTTTGAGGCGCCAGTCAATCAGGCCGAGATCGATTTTGAAAATCAAGGTGGCGAGACGTACATTTGTGGCAATCCGCCGTATGTTTGGACAAACGATCAATCCACAGAACAAAAAAATGATCTGAGGAGTTTGTTTGAAGAACAGACAAGCTCTTGGAAGAGCCTCAATTACGTAACGGCTTGGTTCTTAAAGGCCGCCGCATATAGTCGTCACACTCCGTCCGAATCTGCATTTGTTGCAGTCAATACAATATGCCAAGGTCAAGGTGCCTCTATTTTGTGGCCTGTCATTTTTTCCTTTGAACAAGAGATAAAATTTGCACACACTTCATTTCGTTGGTCCAACCTTGCGAGAAATAACGCAGGCGTAACCGTGGTAGTGGTTGGATTAACAAGGTTTCCCGGAAAACGTACTATCTACACCGTTGGGGCAGACGGCAGCGTTGAGGCTCGCGAGGTAGACTGCATTAGTCCCTACTTGACGCGTGGTTCACGCACCATCGTTGAAGGTCGCGCTTCTCCTTTGGGTCCACATGCTAAGATGGTTTGGGGGAATAAACCTTCAGATGGCGGCCATCTTTTGTTAGCGCCAGACGAAAAAGACGCACTAGTTGCTCGCGAACCTAGAGCTGCAGTATTTGTAAGGCAACTCTTGGGGTCACAGGAAATGTTGCAGGGGCAGGTTCGCTACTGCATCTGGGTAGATGACGATGCTCGTGAAAAGGCAATAGCATTGCCATCTATTTTGGAGAGAATTGAGAAGGTTGCTGCCTTTCGGAGCGCAAGCACAGCTGCGCAGACACGATCTGCAGCAACCATAGCCCACCGCTTTCGCCAAATTCAGGATGTTGCCCAAAAGCACTCTATCATTGTTCCTTCCGTTTCATCTGAAGGTAGGGAGGGCTTCCCTATTGGCTTCTCAAGTGAATGTGCAATCGTCTCGAGCCGTGCATTCGCCATCTACGATGCACCGCTCTACAATTTCTCATTATTGTCAGCGCGATTGCATTTGGTGTGGCTGGACACTGTTTGTGGAAAGCTAGAATCCCGCTATTCGTATTCGAGCACGCTTGGCTGGCACAGTTTTCCTGTTCCCCCTCTGACCGAAAAGAACAAGGCCGACCTCACCCGCTGCGCTGAGGACATCCTGTTGGCCCGCGAAGCGCATTTCCCGGCAACCATCGCGGATCTCTACGATTCGGAAGAGATGCCCCAAGACCTGCGCGAGGCTCATGAGCGTAACGACGAAGTGCTTGAGCGCATCTATATCGGCCGCCGCTTCCGCAACGACACGGAGCGATTGGAGAAGCTGTTCGAGCTTTACACCAAAATGATTGCGTTGCCGGGGGCGGCCACGAAGAAGAAAAGAGCGGGGGGAAGCTCGTGA
- a CDS encoding SDR family NAD(P)-dependent oxidoreductase: protein MGRLQGKSVIITGAGSGIGRAAALLFTREGAKLIAVDRTEAVKETVDEIRKAGGVAEAMVADAGSEKDVIAVIDTAVKTHGRLDVIWANAGVSGGLVPLAEQTVEHWQEILRVNLIGPFLAVKYAMPQMVKQQAGAIVLTASVAGLKAGASGHPYAASKAGVISLVQTTAYSLTGTGVRINAVCPGLIETGMTKPIFDRAKERGTQDKIGQLNPLKRPGQPHELAAMGLFLASDEASYVNGQAFPVDGGLTASMPYTGKPV from the coding sequence ATGGGCCGCCTGCAAGGCAAATCCGTCATCATCACCGGCGCCGGCAGCGGCATCGGCCGCGCCGCCGCACTTCTGTTCACCCGGGAAGGCGCAAAGCTGATCGCGGTCGATCGCACCGAGGCGGTGAAGGAGACCGTCGACGAGATCAGGAAAGCCGGCGGTGTCGCGGAAGCCATGGTGGCGGACGCGGGCTCCGAGAAAGACGTCATCGCCGTCATCGACACGGCGGTGAAGACGCACGGCCGGCTCGACGTGATCTGGGCCAATGCCGGCGTCTCCGGCGGGCTCGTTCCGCTCGCCGAGCAGACCGTGGAGCACTGGCAGGAGATTCTGCGCGTCAATCTGATCGGGCCGTTCCTCGCGGTGAAATACGCCATGCCGCAAATGGTCAAGCAGCAGGCCGGGGCGATCGTGCTGACCGCATCCGTCGCAGGCCTCAAGGCCGGCGCCAGCGGACATCCCTATGCCGCGAGCAAGGCCGGCGTGATCAGCCTGGTGCAGACCACCGCCTATTCGCTCACCGGCACCGGTGTACGCATCAACGCGGTGTGCCCGGGCCTGATCGAGACCGGCATGACCAAGCCGATCTTCGACCGCGCCAAGGAGCGCGGCACCCAAGACAAGATCGGCCAGCTCAACCCGCTCAAGCGCCCCGGCCAGCCGCACGAGCTCGCGGCGATGGGACTGTTTTTGGCCAGCGACGAGGCCTCGTATGTCAACGGCCAGGCGTTTCCGGTGGATGGCGGCCTCACGGCATCGATGCCGTATACGGGCAAGCCGGTTTAG